GAAGACCTTATGATTAAAGCGATTGAGTTTGCCCATCAGGCAAATCAGGAGCTTATTGACCTGCAGGATGAAATCCGCGCCAAGCTGGGCAAGGAAAAACTGCCGGTGCCGGTGCTGGAAATACCCGAAGAAGTCAAAGCAGCGGTAGCCGCCTTTGTAAAAGGGCGAGTAAACGAAGCCCTGAGCCATCAGGATAAAACCCTCCGTGAAAATGCGGTTGAAGCCCTTCAGAGCGAACTGGTTGAAGCTTTGGCAGAGACATATGCCGAAGGCGATATTCTGGCCGCTTATGATAAAGAAATCAAAAAGGCTATCCGCTCAACTATACTTGAAAAAGATATCAGGGTAAACGGACGGGGTATTAAGCAGCTCCGCCAGCTGGACGCTGAAACAGGTATTCTGCCCCGCGTTCACGGTTCAGCTTTGTTCACCCGGGGTGATACCCAGGTTATGGCCATTACCACACTGGGTTCTTTGCAGGAAGCCCAGCAGCTGGACGGCTTGAGTGCCGAAGATACCAAGCGTTTTATGCTTCACTATAATTTTGCCCCCTTCTCTACCGGTGAAGTTAAGCGTTCCGGCTCCCCCGGACGGCGTGAAATCGGTCATGGTGCTTTAGCTGAAAGGGCTTTGGTGCCTGTCCTGCCCACTCCCGAAGAATTTCCCTATACCATTCGTATGGTAGCTGACGTAGTCGGTTCATCAGGCTCTACTTCTATGGGCAGTGTCTGTTCGTCCAGTTTGTCACTTATGGATGCAGGTGTACCAGTTAAAAAAGCTGTTGCCGGTATTTCCATCGGCCTTATTACCGGTGAAAATGATACCTACTGCACCATTACTGATATTGAAGGTATTGAAGATAACTACGGCGATATGGATTTCAAAGTTGCCGGTACCCGTGACGGCATAACCGCCATACAGGTGGATATGAAAGTCAAGGGTATCAGCTTTGACGTTATCCGTGACGCTATCTACCAGGCCAAAGAAGCCCGCTATACCATACTGGAAGTAATGGACAAGGCTCTTGCCCAGCCCAAGACCGAGCTTAGCCCTTACGCCCCCAGAATGTACAAGATAAGCATTGACCCCTCCAAGATTGGCAGTGTTATCGGCAGCGGCGGCAAGACCATCCGCTCTATTATTGAGCAGACCAATACCACCGTTGATATTGAAAATGACGGCACAGTGGTCATCGGTGCTACTGACGAAGCTTCGGCCCAAAAAGCTATAAAGATAATTGAAGACCTGACCAAAGATGTAGAAGCCGGCAGTGTTTATACCGGTAAAGTTACCCGGATAATGACCTTTGGTGCTTTTGTTGAAATCCTGCCCGGCAAAGAGGGCATGGTACACATAAGCGAACTGGCCGACCACAGAGTGGAAAAAGTGGAAGACGTAGTTAAAGTGGGTGACGAAATAACAGTAAAGGTAACTGAGATTGATTCACAGGGCAGAATAAACCTGTCACGCCGGGTCATTCTCAATCCCAATGCTGTTCCCATCTCCCGCAACCGTGATTCCCAGCCGCGCCGTTCCGGGCCTTTCCGCCCTCAAGACCGGTCTAACTCATAATAT
This sequence is a window from Dehalococcoides mccartyi 195. Protein-coding genes within it:
- a CDS encoding polyribonucleotide nucleotidyltransferase; protein product: MITANSFERTIGGRKLTIESGKMARLADAAVTIRYADTELLVTLCAAKKPREGVDFLPLTIDYEERMYAAGKIPGGFIRREGRPSEQAILAGRLTDRPLRPLLPKEWRNELQIIITVIASDKENDADIWGVVGASTVLTMSQIPYEGPVGASRVGYTNGEFVLNPTFAQLEQSQMDLVVVSTRKAVVMIEAGSKEIPEDLMIKAIEFAHQANQELIDLQDEIRAKLGKEKLPVPVLEIPEEVKAAVAAFVKGRVNEALSHQDKTLRENAVEALQSELVEALAETYAEGDILAAYDKEIKKAIRSTILEKDIRVNGRGIKQLRQLDAETGILPRVHGSALFTRGDTQVMAITTLGSLQEAQQLDGLSAEDTKRFMLHYNFAPFSTGEVKRSGSPGRREIGHGALAERALVPVLPTPEEFPYTIRMVADVVGSSGSTSMGSVCSSSLSLMDAGVPVKKAVAGISIGLITGENDTYCTITDIEGIEDNYGDMDFKVAGTRDGITAIQVDMKVKGISFDVIRDAIYQAKEARYTILEVMDKALAQPKTELSPYAPRMYKISIDPSKIGSVIGSGGKTIRSIIEQTNTTVDIENDGTVVIGATDEASAQKAIKIIEDLTKDVEAGSVYTGKVTRIMTFGAFVEILPGKEGMVHISELADHRVEKVEDVVKVGDEITVKVTEIDSQGRINLSRRVILNPNAVPISRNRDSQPRRSGPFRPQDRSNS